A window of Peromyscus eremicus chromosome 7, PerEre_H2_v1, whole genome shotgun sequence contains these coding sequences:
- the Cilp gene encoding cartilage intermediate layer protein 1 isoform X1: MAAIKTWVLSFLVLEFTTVLGRQMLSQSVRRVQPAKRTSNTFAKPADSLESPGEWTTWFNIDHPGGQGDYERLDAIRFYYGERVCARPLRLEARTTDWMPAGSTGQVVHGSPREGFWCLNREQRPGQNCSNYTVRFLCPPGSLRRDTEHIWSPWSPWSKCSAACGHTGVQTRTRTCLAQTVSLCSEATEEGQLCVSQACTACDLTCPMGQVNADCDACMCQDFMLHGAISLPGGAPAPGATVYLLAKAPKMLTQTDSRGRFRVPGLCPDGKSILKITKTKFAPIVLTMPKTSLKSATVNAEFVRAETPYIVMNPETKARRAGQSVALCCKATGKPSPDQYFWYHNNTLLDPSLYKHESKLVLRNLQQDQAGEYFCKAQSDAGAVKSKVAQLTVIAHDESPCNPIPESYLIRLPHDCFQNATNSFYYDVGRCPIKTCAGQQDNGIRCRDAVENCCGISRTEEREIQCSGYTLPTKVAMECSCQRCAETRSIVRGRVSAADNGEPMRFGHVYMGNNRVSMTGYKGTFTLHIPQDTERLVLTFVDRLQKFVNTTKVLPFNRKGSAVFHEIKMLRQKEPITLEAMETNIIPLGEVAGEDPVAELEIPSKSFYRQNGEPFTGKVKASVTFLDPRNISTATAAQSDLNFINDEGDTFPLRTYGMFSVDFRDEATSESLNAGKVKVHLDSTQVKMPEHVPAMKLWSLNPDTGLWEEEGDFKFESQRRNKREERTFLVGNMEIRERRLFNLDVPESRRCFIKVRTYRSERFLPSEQIQGVVVSVINLEPRTGFSSNPRAWGRFDSVITGPNGACLPAFCDDQSPDAYSVYVLASLSGEELEAVESSPKFNPNAIGVPQPYLNKLKYRRTDHEDPRVKKTAFQISMAKPRPNSAEESNGPIYAFENLRACEEAPPSAAHFRFYQIEGDRYDYNTVPFNEDDPMSWTEDYLAWWPKPMEFRACYIKVKIVGPLEVNVRSRNMGGTHRQTVGKLYGIRDVKSTRDRDQPNVSSACLEFKCSGMLYDQDRVDRTLVKVIPQGSCHRASVNSMLHEYLVNHLPLAVNNDTSEYTMLAPLDPLGHNYGIYTVTDQDPRTAKEIALGRCFDGTSDGSSRIMKSNVGVALTFNCAERQVGRQSAFQYLQSTPARSPAAGTAQGRAPSMRQQRASRGGLRRREGVVPLRFSGVAQQPLSN, from the exons ATGGCAGCAATCAAGACCTGGGTACTCTCTTTCCTGGTCCTGGAGTTCACCACTGTGCTCG ggagACAGATGCTTTCCCAGTCAGTGAGAAGAGTCCAGCCTGCGAAGAGGACCTCTAACACCTTTGCCAAGCCTGCTGACTCCCTGGAGA GTCCTGGTGAGTGGACAACTTGGTTTAACATCGACCACCCAGGTGGGCAGGGTGACTATGAGCGATTGGATGCTATTCGCTTCTACTATGGGGAGCGTGTGTGTGCCCGTCCCCTGCGGCTAGAGGCCCGGACCACTGACTGGATGCCTGCGGGCAGCACTGGCCAGGTGGTCCATGGCAGTCCCCGTGAGGGCTTCTGGTGCCTCAACAGGGAACAGAGACCAGGCCAGAACTGCTCCAATTATACAGTGCGCTTCCTCTGCCCACCAG GGTCCTTGCGACGAGATACAGAGCACATCTGGAGTCCTTGGTCTCCCTGGAGCAAGTGCTCAGCTGCCTGTGGTCACACCGGGGTCCAGACCCGTACCCGCACGTGCTTGGCACAGACAGTGTCACTGTGCAGTGAGGCCACCGAGGAGGGCCAGCTCTGTGTGAGCCAGGCCTGCACAG CCTGTGACCTGACCTGCCCCATGGGCCAGGTGAATGCTGACTGTGATGCCTGCATGTGCCAGGACTTCATGCTTCATGGGGCCATCTCCCTCCCTGGAGGTGCCCCAGCTCCGGGGGCCACTGTCTACCTGCTGGCCAAGGCACCAAAGATGCTAACCCAGACAGACAGTAGAGGGAGGTTCCGAGTTCCCGGCTTGTGTCCTGATGGCAAGAGCATCCTGAAAATCACCAAGACCAAGTTTGCTCCGATTGTGCTCACAATGCCCAAGACTAGCCTGAAGTCAGCCACCGTCAACGCAGAGTTTGTGAGGGCAG AGACTCCATACATTGTAATGAACCCGGAGACGAAAGCGCGGCGGGCCGGGCAGAGTGTGGCCTTGTGCTGCAAGGCCACAGGGAAACCCAGTCCAGACCAGTACTTCTG GTACCACAACAACACATTGCTGGATCCCTCCCTCTACAAGCATGAGAGCAAGCTGGTGCTGAGGAACCTGCAGCAGGACCAGGCAGGGGAGTACTTCTGTAAGGCACAGAGTGATGCTGGGGCTGTGAAGTCCAAGGTTGCCCAGCTGACTGTCATCG CACATGACGAGAGTCCTTGCAACCCAATCCCTGAGAGCTATCTTATCCGGCTGCCCCACGACTGCTTCCAGAATGCCACCAACTCCTTCTACTATGATGTAGGCCGCTGCCCGATCAAGACCTGTGCAGGGCAGCAAGACAACGGGATCCGGTGCCGGGATGCTGTGGAGAACTGTTGTGGCATCTCCAGaacagaagagagggagatcCAGTGCAGTGGGTACACACTACCCACCAAGGTGGCCATGGAGTGCAGCTGCCAGCGATGTGCAGAGACACGGAGCATCGTGAGGGGCCGAGTCAGTGCGGCTGACAACGGGGAGCCCATGCGCTTTGGCCATGTGTACATGGGGAATAACCGTGTGAGCATGACTGGCTACAAGGGCACATTCACCCTCCACATCCCCCAGGATACGGAGAGGCTGGTGCTCACCTTTGTTGACAGGCTGCAGAAGTTTGTCAATACTACCAAAGTGCTGCCCTTCAACAGAAAGGGGAGTGCAGTGTTCCATGAGATCAAGATGCTTCGGCAGAAAGAGCCCATCACACTGGAAGCCATGGAAACCAACATTATCCCCCTGGGAGAGGTGGCTGGTGAAGACCCTGTGGCTGAACTGGAGATTCCATCCAAAAGTTTCTATAGGCAGAATGGGGAGCCCTTCACAGGAAAGGTGAAGGCCAGTGTGACCTTCTTGGATCCTCGGAATATTTCCACGGCCACAGCTGCCCAGAGTGACCTGAACTTCATCAATGATGAAGGAGACACCTTTCCCCTTCGAACATACGGTATGTTCTCAGTGGACTTCAGAGACGAGGCCACTTCTGAGTCACTCAATGCTGGCAAGGTGAAGGTCCACCTTGACTCGACCCAGGTCAAGATGCCAGAGCATGTGCCAGCCATGAAACTCTGGTCACTCAACCCAGACACAGgactgtgggaagaggaaggcgaTTTCAAATTTGAAAGCCAGAGGAGGaacaagagggaagagagaaccttCCTAGTGGGCAACATGGAGATCCGAGAGAGAAGGCTCTTTAACCTGGACGTCCCTGAAAGCCGAAGGTGCTTCATCAAGGTGAGAACTTACCGGAGTGAGAGGTTCTTGCCCAGTGAGCAAATCCAGGGGGTTGTAGTCTCGGTGATCAATCTGGAGCCCAGAACTGGCTTCTCATCTAACCCCAGGGCCTGGGGCCGATTTGACAGTGTCATCACAGGCCCCAATGgggcttgcctgcctgccttctgtgATGACCAGTCCCCTGACGCTTACTCCGTCTATGTCTTGGCAAGCCTTTCTGGAGAAGAACTAGAGGCAGTAGAGTCTTCTCCTAAATTCAACCCAAATGCAATTGGTGTCCCTCAACCCTACCTCAACAAACTTAAATACCGTCGGACAGACCATGAGGATCCACGGGTTAAAAAGACGGCTTTCCAAATCAGTATGGCCAAGCCGAGACCTAACTCAGCTGAAGAGAGCAATGGACCCATCTACGCCTTTGAGAACCTTCGGGCGTGTGAAGAGGCACCGCCCAGTGCGGCCCACTTCCGGTTCTATCAGATTGAAGGGGATCGCTATGACTACAACACAGTTCCTTTCAATGAAGATGACCCCATGAGCTGGACTGAAGACTACCTGGCATGGTGGCCCAAGCCAATGGAGTTCAGGGCCTGCTACATCAAGGTAAAGATTGTGGGGCCCCTGGAGGTGAATGTACGATCCCGCAACATGGGGGGCACCCACCGGCAGACCGTGGGGAAGCTCTATGGGATCCGAGATGTGAAGAGTACTCGGGACAGAGACCAGCCTAATGTCTCATCTGCCTGCCTGGAGTTCAAGTGCAGTGGAATGCTCTATGACCAAGATCGTGTAGACCGCACGTTAGTGAAGGTCATCCCCCAGGGCAGCTGCCATCGGGCCAGTGTTAACTCTATGCTGCATGAGTACCTGGTCAACCACCTTCCGCTAGCAGTCAACAATGACACCAGTGAGTATACCATGCTGGCACCCCTGGACCCCCTGGGCCATAATTACGGTATCTACACGGTCACTGACCAGGACCCTCGCACAGCTAAGGAGATTGCACTTGGCCGGTGTTTTGATGGCACTTCCGATGGCTCCTCCAGAATCATGAAGAGCAATGTGGGAGTTGCCCTGACCTTTAACTGCGCAGAGAGGCAGGTAGGCCGCCAGAGTGCCTTCCAGTACCTCCAAAGCACACCCGCCAGGTCCCCAGCTGCAGGCACTGCCCAAGGAAGAGCACCCTCCATGAGGCAACAGCGGGCAAGCCGGGGTGGCCTGCGCCGGCGTGAAGGAGTGGTCCCTCTGAGGTTTTCTGGGGTTGCTCAACAACCTCTGAGCAACTAA
- the Cilp gene encoding cartilage intermediate layer protein 1 isoform X2 translates to MAAIKTWVLSFLVLEFTTVLGRQMLSQSVRRVQPAKRTSNTFAKPADSLERSLRRDTEHIWSPWSPWSKCSAACGHTGVQTRTRTCLAQTVSLCSEATEEGQLCVSQACTACDLTCPMGQVNADCDACMCQDFMLHGAISLPGGAPAPGATVYLLAKAPKMLTQTDSRGRFRVPGLCPDGKSILKITKTKFAPIVLTMPKTSLKSATVNAEFVRAETPYIVMNPETKARRAGQSVALCCKATGKPSPDQYFWYHNNTLLDPSLYKHESKLVLRNLQQDQAGEYFCKAQSDAGAVKSKVAQLTVIAHDESPCNPIPESYLIRLPHDCFQNATNSFYYDVGRCPIKTCAGQQDNGIRCRDAVENCCGISRTEEREIQCSGYTLPTKVAMECSCQRCAETRSIVRGRVSAADNGEPMRFGHVYMGNNRVSMTGYKGTFTLHIPQDTERLVLTFVDRLQKFVNTTKVLPFNRKGSAVFHEIKMLRQKEPITLEAMETNIIPLGEVAGEDPVAELEIPSKSFYRQNGEPFTGKVKASVTFLDPRNISTATAAQSDLNFINDEGDTFPLRTYGMFSVDFRDEATSESLNAGKVKVHLDSTQVKMPEHVPAMKLWSLNPDTGLWEEEGDFKFESQRRNKREERTFLVGNMEIRERRLFNLDVPESRRCFIKVRTYRSERFLPSEQIQGVVVSVINLEPRTGFSSNPRAWGRFDSVITGPNGACLPAFCDDQSPDAYSVYVLASLSGEELEAVESSPKFNPNAIGVPQPYLNKLKYRRTDHEDPRVKKTAFQISMAKPRPNSAEESNGPIYAFENLRACEEAPPSAAHFRFYQIEGDRYDYNTVPFNEDDPMSWTEDYLAWWPKPMEFRACYIKVKIVGPLEVNVRSRNMGGTHRQTVGKLYGIRDVKSTRDRDQPNVSSACLEFKCSGMLYDQDRVDRTLVKVIPQGSCHRASVNSMLHEYLVNHLPLAVNNDTSEYTMLAPLDPLGHNYGIYTVTDQDPRTAKEIALGRCFDGTSDGSSRIMKSNVGVALTFNCAERQVGRQSAFQYLQSTPARSPAAGTAQGRAPSMRQQRASRGGLRRREGVVPLRFSGVAQQPLSN, encoded by the exons ATGGCAGCAATCAAGACCTGGGTACTCTCTTTCCTGGTCCTGGAGTTCACCACTGTGCTCG ggagACAGATGCTTTCCCAGTCAGTGAGAAGAGTCCAGCCTGCGAAGAGGACCTCTAACACCTTTGCCAAGCCTGCTGACTCCCTGGAGA GGTCCTTGCGACGAGATACAGAGCACATCTGGAGTCCTTGGTCTCCCTGGAGCAAGTGCTCAGCTGCCTGTGGTCACACCGGGGTCCAGACCCGTACCCGCACGTGCTTGGCACAGACAGTGTCACTGTGCAGTGAGGCCACCGAGGAGGGCCAGCTCTGTGTGAGCCAGGCCTGCACAG CCTGTGACCTGACCTGCCCCATGGGCCAGGTGAATGCTGACTGTGATGCCTGCATGTGCCAGGACTTCATGCTTCATGGGGCCATCTCCCTCCCTGGAGGTGCCCCAGCTCCGGGGGCCACTGTCTACCTGCTGGCCAAGGCACCAAAGATGCTAACCCAGACAGACAGTAGAGGGAGGTTCCGAGTTCCCGGCTTGTGTCCTGATGGCAAGAGCATCCTGAAAATCACCAAGACCAAGTTTGCTCCGATTGTGCTCACAATGCCCAAGACTAGCCTGAAGTCAGCCACCGTCAACGCAGAGTTTGTGAGGGCAG AGACTCCATACATTGTAATGAACCCGGAGACGAAAGCGCGGCGGGCCGGGCAGAGTGTGGCCTTGTGCTGCAAGGCCACAGGGAAACCCAGTCCAGACCAGTACTTCTG GTACCACAACAACACATTGCTGGATCCCTCCCTCTACAAGCATGAGAGCAAGCTGGTGCTGAGGAACCTGCAGCAGGACCAGGCAGGGGAGTACTTCTGTAAGGCACAGAGTGATGCTGGGGCTGTGAAGTCCAAGGTTGCCCAGCTGACTGTCATCG CACATGACGAGAGTCCTTGCAACCCAATCCCTGAGAGCTATCTTATCCGGCTGCCCCACGACTGCTTCCAGAATGCCACCAACTCCTTCTACTATGATGTAGGCCGCTGCCCGATCAAGACCTGTGCAGGGCAGCAAGACAACGGGATCCGGTGCCGGGATGCTGTGGAGAACTGTTGTGGCATCTCCAGaacagaagagagggagatcCAGTGCAGTGGGTACACACTACCCACCAAGGTGGCCATGGAGTGCAGCTGCCAGCGATGTGCAGAGACACGGAGCATCGTGAGGGGCCGAGTCAGTGCGGCTGACAACGGGGAGCCCATGCGCTTTGGCCATGTGTACATGGGGAATAACCGTGTGAGCATGACTGGCTACAAGGGCACATTCACCCTCCACATCCCCCAGGATACGGAGAGGCTGGTGCTCACCTTTGTTGACAGGCTGCAGAAGTTTGTCAATACTACCAAAGTGCTGCCCTTCAACAGAAAGGGGAGTGCAGTGTTCCATGAGATCAAGATGCTTCGGCAGAAAGAGCCCATCACACTGGAAGCCATGGAAACCAACATTATCCCCCTGGGAGAGGTGGCTGGTGAAGACCCTGTGGCTGAACTGGAGATTCCATCCAAAAGTTTCTATAGGCAGAATGGGGAGCCCTTCACAGGAAAGGTGAAGGCCAGTGTGACCTTCTTGGATCCTCGGAATATTTCCACGGCCACAGCTGCCCAGAGTGACCTGAACTTCATCAATGATGAAGGAGACACCTTTCCCCTTCGAACATACGGTATGTTCTCAGTGGACTTCAGAGACGAGGCCACTTCTGAGTCACTCAATGCTGGCAAGGTGAAGGTCCACCTTGACTCGACCCAGGTCAAGATGCCAGAGCATGTGCCAGCCATGAAACTCTGGTCACTCAACCCAGACACAGgactgtgggaagaggaaggcgaTTTCAAATTTGAAAGCCAGAGGAGGaacaagagggaagagagaaccttCCTAGTGGGCAACATGGAGATCCGAGAGAGAAGGCTCTTTAACCTGGACGTCCCTGAAAGCCGAAGGTGCTTCATCAAGGTGAGAACTTACCGGAGTGAGAGGTTCTTGCCCAGTGAGCAAATCCAGGGGGTTGTAGTCTCGGTGATCAATCTGGAGCCCAGAACTGGCTTCTCATCTAACCCCAGGGCCTGGGGCCGATTTGACAGTGTCATCACAGGCCCCAATGgggcttgcctgcctgccttctgtgATGACCAGTCCCCTGACGCTTACTCCGTCTATGTCTTGGCAAGCCTTTCTGGAGAAGAACTAGAGGCAGTAGAGTCTTCTCCTAAATTCAACCCAAATGCAATTGGTGTCCCTCAACCCTACCTCAACAAACTTAAATACCGTCGGACAGACCATGAGGATCCACGGGTTAAAAAGACGGCTTTCCAAATCAGTATGGCCAAGCCGAGACCTAACTCAGCTGAAGAGAGCAATGGACCCATCTACGCCTTTGAGAACCTTCGGGCGTGTGAAGAGGCACCGCCCAGTGCGGCCCACTTCCGGTTCTATCAGATTGAAGGGGATCGCTATGACTACAACACAGTTCCTTTCAATGAAGATGACCCCATGAGCTGGACTGAAGACTACCTGGCATGGTGGCCCAAGCCAATGGAGTTCAGGGCCTGCTACATCAAGGTAAAGATTGTGGGGCCCCTGGAGGTGAATGTACGATCCCGCAACATGGGGGGCACCCACCGGCAGACCGTGGGGAAGCTCTATGGGATCCGAGATGTGAAGAGTACTCGGGACAGAGACCAGCCTAATGTCTCATCTGCCTGCCTGGAGTTCAAGTGCAGTGGAATGCTCTATGACCAAGATCGTGTAGACCGCACGTTAGTGAAGGTCATCCCCCAGGGCAGCTGCCATCGGGCCAGTGTTAACTCTATGCTGCATGAGTACCTGGTCAACCACCTTCCGCTAGCAGTCAACAATGACACCAGTGAGTATACCATGCTGGCACCCCTGGACCCCCTGGGCCATAATTACGGTATCTACACGGTCACTGACCAGGACCCTCGCACAGCTAAGGAGATTGCACTTGGCCGGTGTTTTGATGGCACTTCCGATGGCTCCTCCAGAATCATGAAGAGCAATGTGGGAGTTGCCCTGACCTTTAACTGCGCAGAGAGGCAGGTAGGCCGCCAGAGTGCCTTCCAGTACCTCCAAAGCACACCCGCCAGGTCCCCAGCTGCAGGCACTGCCCAAGGAAGAGCACCCTCCATGAGGCAACAGCGGGCAAGCCGGGGTGGCCTGCGCCGGCGTGAAGGAGTGGTCCCTCTGAGGTTTTCTGGGGTTGCTCAACAACCTCTGAGCAACTAA